Proteins found in one Mycoplasma sp. 1578d genomic segment:
- a CDS encoding SGNH/GDSL hydrolase family protein gives MSKKRNLIIGLSLLSVSSAFVASCNAPGSSLPIQAEDPKINLTTDNQELEQNAPKIKSATQQANNDESFLPKIFTDRVDSNSDKLVSEHYIKKENKINYVAFGDSITAGFDGTLPRDYQGEKTQSGAIDGLSYPAFLARLLNHENRVNEFKNFAYSGTTILDWIKFLGVDYQTDNKSEFFKNVYNSQFSSELADFKTRLARANLVTFTLGANDFFELIAKNIQNYNLIDIFKTLISKEPSYGELIKFVNSVLGNALSEINQRINTLIANIKALAPQANINIVSYPAPLLGLKEIFDSYLKHIFGNLPINISPLDYLVGVLNSTLKSAARFSSINYVDLYNSKYWTKNADELSTVLLDIHPNTLGYKKMAMDLYLKLTTNKLGVKNYQGYDFNKEFLLTDSDTLQAQIEPNQNPIQAIGDSSQSYLENQSTFEIQINPLRNEKYFGERVSDLVSIFGELLSSKGIKDSFYNLQVQLRELKASKTLTLDAIPKLLLSNFLNEANIVKLISVVAKSDLIKENKERINRLLESLLSNGLSTYSEEIVQFLTTKIEQVTKDKLKESSVKSVLRKIVSDKNFVTLLKNIANIFINHSVNFEQVQSYKDVLLAFLKNDQDFESLSDSISKIAGYIFENPEMQDLFADIFHQYLVDNHLSQNISSTQTSKFTKDFLNFASTSLLKDNLLKEIIKGILDDLSVNPNTDFSSVIKSAFNNVLGTLFDFSNNNPKLMNLLHGLFNSNLINQNKNLIKQLIKNVLNSSQEWLPSLVMKALPSSFAEQLYKYGGEKNLALLIKHIFSLEKSKTIVNDIVASLVDNTQQFANFSSFDQLVQKILKTINLDSIQTNLKAIINELLSSSQFTKITSNLLLNALGQIGLNTSDLAVFEFANNVSGSIKSLLDYLGLTDQIIQKVFENFKKAQSSLTPIEILGTIPQEISQLISQKVTQDTFEFVKGLMKLPLVNSQNFKQVFVQVVDKLWNKVNPANFISKSLISLLTPQLDQPSYAKYLDKDEAIDFIHKMVKTNGFKDVILDSVSYIIKNPVWNTDVKSFNEVFIALLKEPELKGAFKDSLGHLVDDTLSVVSLNKTFAKTINVLLEKYSISLDEIKLQTLGSGIGTFIKDVINKGNLKDPLIDALFDHLANSQNFDQIQAQLQNTLVTALDFDSNPLLLSAILDSPLVSSQKETIKEIFDEFLQKMRTSNQKGKFLSDLGLSSLIAQNITTQNEIDNLAQLLFADNQFILLVKKLFNHILDNAKELAKSNSFIEFLDGLSYKQDLILEFKQPLIDLVKQNLENNLVKKTISSTFYKFLVKQHLDNNLDEQGTHNAIGELISFVKNNSLVTSFISNLINDLIDNSYHAGWSQLPDIISRSLNSAAEKTFNLSQQSNLNKVIELINDITSSQLLQNHKDYFKTLLNNIVEHLSQLNVGSVFTGLLPGPTQTFISNSITDEKFNSLINLIFSLDDTKTILKEVINGVLDSYQTIQNAISLEDLVSKVIKTVNFEKIKTSAKNLLASLIGKSEFQPLFKTILTELYSYLKLDPNSSHNSQFIEGFARNFKTIIDSFDILDPLIDKLFEKISSAKNSSNPISVLNTIPQAIGEIFAQKVTNKPKDFIQKIFDLSIFSSNKQALADLLKAVYGIALENQVFDNLILNTLIPTLLKSPAKDYVDATEIGDLLLRIIRTDSLKDFIFTIIDSVINNNDWINHLNSPKELVNSILKIPSLINNVKQHITPLLKELLQNNKLNVTVSKLLNKVASSYGINFNIDQLSTVAQNVLTSIIPYLESTGTLEKLINNIFALIEQEKDVDKILSNLTHTITSSFDFSSFGLIQHLLSSNLFKKETDSLKLLSMSFVDQISTKDTYTNLVDQIDISSTVSSLSLSSDQITNLNHFVREILKDNEFIQLIKALIPSFIDHAGEYASANDHVELALQALKNVDFLQAAKAHISALLRKTFQNTNVQSVLASILHSKIQNSPYNWVLNQVQSPQELFSALLALFNDFETEFGIIDKSFQALNEFAQDSHANSIQDLVNKLINQFSVLLNSNNLETNIIKLVHLIADRLLPTNKDKFNKIAENIFIKIKDDAQFVNSLISLIPSDLKTQIQVYISDENLKYTIQKLFSSDKFKEFVLTGISSTLQDKNAIKQANSFNELLKLLLSKLDITNKAKEAFKELVTKYKADTKLKEIAKFALTKALSSAVGIDNLNSSELEQFSDDVSQNLVDLLNNLGIYNTLVDGLFSRLSTVISAKNPDFNGQLFVHLTTIITNKFSENPQHFLNQVISSKIFTNNKQAIKAILMFVAKKLIQQGTITAFINEEIESLQGNLDNYLDKDALKALVTELVKVENLEQLVSFMINYLIDHTEWTNSLDTIQELVFKILKDSQVLNSQKSQIESLITKTLDSSNLDKIILKVANKLLTSQGYSQTINLDLASGIRNFIQEFNNKDAQSTFVNKLLNNLEQKVQSSNSIDQVIDEFIPTLPQTLKLQNFNIVKALINSSLLQGNNKQSVKEILKFFFNKHYTTANIEKIVALIPLDLIAQKIGDTKEHLKTTFTNILSNDNVKQMVNKIIDFVVDRVDIFANASSYNELIKIAFAQKEFTSSIKQHFVDLLNIAVKDQEFRKVLSKLLTNALNDQQANKILNGIDDKSRIVNNLLSVFDIFDQQLGISSIAFESVIDFLKVNGLDFGNIISIASSIVNGVKNVFAQDTENKVTGLIRTLSSSKLLNENKNDLLTIFDNVFKTLDSQEFANMIEGSLGEQLKAQLIKFIPLNSFKELIKFIHSNSHFKSVLTTVIRKSIEKFNEYSNVKSYADIIDKTFEIIDVAELESGLRSLVKDILSTKEIKDIVLQFLKTTLKTYDVRIDEQDVNEFLTQFAYHFDVIIDSLNITNPILNRVFEILKSKRFKEKPSDEVARIIPSIRQSFFFSPRGIWDKLSGWSSWGSGILGGLKTGLDKTISQLTGGLIKHGVISNWIKPKINALDINKPIFRYISKEDLNALIDSALKYPSVTEIVNAVVPQITSGAISLSTSNDILGIVFSIIKNQSIFSKFKEQGKTILESLLKEPIVQKVVAGALNSFLDQHNISISNFDKQAFTKATLENAVSILKSANLYDKIYDKLFDVLNNSNNFEDFISQAIPEIVNIIAGSHFELTKAILSSQYLQSQKEQYRNLINSLIYWASTHSNELEALLDKLNLNGFLAHYNLTNNELAQAISEFLGITPIQNALNVISNKVLDNASNIANGSSYNEWVKTIFAENNSTNLVKQNIKNGLPILLGNETIKNTLAKVVVQVIKDHNLTWLFDNVAQPNQLITSLLDSVLVLNEESDLFSNVIDKGIEILQTQGFRGDFSPVLDLLVEKFKTLITGGNAQANLLKLLKGFARSDAFTQSSEDLKELLNNIFTYFIQKTDFGTLVLGLIPQDSRDWINKNLFDPQMLVQIINHGAKSSTLQGIIKDIIFFIVDHPEHVTSATYLNDIFKQYFSTSTNVTYVQQRFTQVVTETFALPQSVNAIKSALTKFFTFIEINTNPEINKIIDLVANGFIPLLQRIGLFDRFVDGAVNFIRTQNEFSLASLKAFVQSLINSIQPTEYGLFKKLIGDELITNNKNLIKSAFHKIVDSFVNRPGKLEAIMQTLGVGGAVVSYDSQTINNMFINIIRNSNIVNVLKTILDNLVTNNLEYKKLNSWPEAFNYFIRHTNDQSIKNNLTNWFQSVARNNNSYLAQGVGAILHSKLKAYGYNLNNNDDLNMMKQVANGMLKTLANDRSMTNTIINKLLSNIKSIDFTKVYDPTFTIAKVFMISAFSPLLDSTNEKILTSKILDLGGFLSKITENIGAETYVKFINRLFDSSSLDQVTGVYKFLNGLLNLNLVPSYRSVKINSRTKVPHIIDYYWNKPFEPSVKFNSYNIFTLKSRVSEFIKPFFKQIFVKIFTDYTTNKWNINSPKVNDGYKALYRIHVFLLWLLHDNNVPLFWNGTWDNVEAYVSLGQQKGWNDVFNSFKSRISNNGKVLESLGSNHTSWGRRWFNRYYTMGSDWSRINNSNYANNQILAYIYYRTKNPQDRHNKSKTKTRVLLESLQNGYIGNPTRIDKSK, from the coding sequence AAAAATGGCCATGGATCTTTATTTGAAACTCACTACTAATAAGTTAGGAGTTAAAAACTATCAAGGTTATGACTTTAACAAAGAGTTCTTGCTAACTGATTCAGATACACTTCAAGCGCAAATTGAACCAAATCAAAATCCAATTCAAGCTATTGGTGATTCAAGCCAATCTTATTTAGAAAATCAATCTACTTTTGAAATCCAAATCAATCCACTTAGAAACGAAAAATACTTTGGAGAAAGAGTTTCAGATTTAGTTTCAATCTTTGGTGAATTATTAAGTTCAAAAGGAATTAAAGATAGTTTTTACAATCTTCAAGTTCAATTACGTGAACTTAAGGCTTCAAAAACACTTACTTTAGACGCGATTCCAAAATTACTACTTTCTAATTTCTTAAATGAAGCTAATATTGTTAAATTAATTTCAGTAGTGGCTAAAAGTGATTTAATTAAAGAAAATAAAGAACGTATTAATCGATTACTTGAATCGCTTCTCTCCAATGGATTAAGTACTTATTCAGAAGAAATTGTTCAATTTTTAACCACAAAAATTGAACAAGTAACTAAAGATAAACTCAAAGAATCCTCAGTTAAATCAGTCTTGAGAAAAATTGTTTCTGATAAAAACTTTGTTACACTCTTAAAAAATATTGCCAATATTTTTATTAATCATTCAGTAAATTTTGAACAAGTTCAAAGCTATAAAGATGTTCTTTTAGCATTCTTGAAAAACGATCAAGACTTTGAATCGCTTTCAGATTCGATTTCAAAAATTGCTGGATATATCTTTGAAAACCCTGAAATGCAGGATCTTTTCGCCGATATTTTCCATCAATATTTAGTTGATAATCATCTAAGCCAGAACATAAGCAGCACCCAAACTTCTAAATTTACCAAAGACTTTTTAAACTTTGCAAGCACTTCATTACTTAAAGACAACTTATTAAAAGAAATCATTAAAGGAATTTTAGATGATCTAAGCGTCAATCCAAATACTGATTTTTCAAGTGTAATAAAATCTGCATTTAACAATGTGCTTGGAACCTTATTCGATTTTAGTAATAATAATCCAAAATTAATGAACTTATTACATGGTCTATTTAATTCAAATTTAATCAATCAAAATAAAAACTTAATTAAACAACTAATAAAAAATGTTCTTAATTCAAGTCAAGAATGATTACCATCACTAGTGATGAAAGCTCTACCAAGTTCATTTGCTGAGCAACTTTATAAATATGGTGGAGAAAAAAATCTTGCTTTATTAATCAAACACATTTTTAGTTTAGAAAAATCTAAAACAATTGTTAATGATATTGTTGCAAGTTTAGTCGATAATACACAACAATTTGCTAACTTTAGTAGCTTTGATCAATTAGTACAAAAAATACTGAAAACTATTAATTTAGACTCAATTCAAACTAATTTAAAAGCTATTATTAATGAACTTTTATCATCTTCGCAATTTACTAAAATTACCAGCAATCTATTATTAAATGCACTTGGACAAATCGGATTAAACACTAGTGATTTAGCAGTGTTTGAATTTGCTAATAATGTTTCTGGATCAATTAAATCACTTCTTGATTATTTAGGTTTAACTGATCAAATTATTCAAAAAGTATTTGAAAACTTCAAAAAAGCTCAAAGTAGCTTAACTCCAATTGAAATTCTTGGAACTATTCCACAAGAAATCAGCCAATTAATCTCACAAAAAGTAACTCAAGATACTTTTGAATTTGTTAAAGGGTTAATGAAATTGCCATTGGTAAATTCACAAAACTTTAAACAAGTATTTGTGCAAGTGGTTGATAAACTTTGAAACAAAGTTAATCCAGCTAACTTTATATCTAAATCATTAATTAGCTTGTTAACACCACAATTAGATCAACCAAGTTATGCTAAATATCTTGATAAAGATGAAGCAATCGATTTTATCCATAAAATGGTAAAAACAAATGGATTTAAAGATGTGATTTTAGATTCAGTAAGCTACATTATCAAAAATCCAGTTTGAAACACTGATGTTAAAAGTTTTAATGAAGTATTTATCGCCTTACTAAAAGAACCTGAGTTAAAAGGAGCATTTAAAGATTCGCTTGGTCATCTTGTCGATGACACTTTAAGTGTAGTTTCGCTTAATAAAACTTTTGCTAAAACAATTAACGTATTATTAGAAAAATACTCAATTTCACTTGATGAAATCAAACTTCAAACTCTTGGTTCTGGAATTGGCACATTTATCAAAGATGTTATAAATAAAGGCAATTTAAAAGATCCACTAATTGATGCTCTTTTTGATCATTTAGCAAATTCACAAAACTTTGATCAAATTCAAGCACAACTTCAAAACACTTTAGTGACTGCTCTAGATTTTGATAGCAACCCACTACTTCTTAGTGCTATTTTAGATTCGCCATTAGTCAGTTCACAAAAAGAAACTATCAAAGAAATTTTTGATGAATTTCTTCAAAAAATGAGGACTTCAAATCAAAAAGGCAAATTCCTTTCTGATTTAGGTTTAAGCAGTTTAATTGCTCAAAATATTACCACTCAGAATGAAATTGATAATCTAGCTCAATTGTTATTTGCTGATAATCAATTTATTTTACTGGTTAAAAAATTATTTAATCATATTCTTGATAATGCAAAAGAATTGGCTAAATCAAATTCATTTATTGAATTTTTAGATGGTTTAAGCTATAAACAAGATTTAATTTTAGAATTTAAACAGCCATTAATTGATTTAGTGAAACAAAACCTTGAAAATAATTTAGTTAAGAAAACTATTTCAAGCACCTTCTACAAATTTTTAGTTAAACAGCACTTAGATAATAACTTAGATGAACAAGGAACTCATAATGCAATAGGTGAATTAATTTCATTTGTTAAGAACAACTCTCTTGTTACCTCATTTATTAGTAATTTAATTAATGATTTAATTGACAACTCATATCACGCTGGTTGATCACAACTTCCAGACATCATTTCAAGATCACTTAATTCAGCCGCTGAAAAAACATTCAATTTATCACAGCAATCCAACCTTAATAAAGTAATTGAGTTAATAAATGATATTACTAGTTCACAACTTTTACAAAATCACAAAGATTATTTCAAAACTCTACTTAATAATATTGTTGAACACTTATCACAACTTAACGTAGGATCTGTTTTTACTGGGCTACTTCCAGGTCCAACTCAAACATTTATTAGCAACTCAATTACTGATGAGAAATTTAATTCGCTAATTAATTTAATCTTCTCACTTGATGATACTAAAACTATTCTTAAAGAAGTGATTAATGGAGTTTTAGATTCATATCAAACCATACAAAACGCGATTTCACTTGAAGATTTAGTTTCAAAAGTTATTAAAACTGTTAATTTTGAAAAGATTAAAACTAGTGCAAAAAACCTTTTAGCTTCATTAATTGGTAAAAGTGAGTTTCAACCACTTTTCAAAACCATTTTAACTGAGCTATACAGTTATTTAAAATTAGATCCTAATTCATCACATAACTCACAATTTATCGAAGGATTTGCAAGAAACTTTAAAACCATTATTGATAGTTTTGACATCCTTGATCCATTGATTGATAAATTATTTGAAAAAATTAGTTCAGCAAAAAATAGCTCTAATCCAATTAGTGTGCTTAACACTATTCCACAAGCAATTGGAGAAATTTTTGCACAAAAAGTTACTAACAAACCCAAAGATTTTATTCAAAAAATATTTGATTTATCAATTTTCAGCAGCAATAAACAAGCACTTGCTGATTTATTAAAAGCTGTTTATGGAATCGCTTTAGAAAATCAAGTTTTTGATAATTTAATTCTTAACACCCTTATTCCTACATTACTTAAGTCTCCGGCAAAAGACTATGTAGATGCTACTGAAATTGGGGATTTATTATTAAGAATCATTCGAACTGATAGTTTAAAAGATTTTATCTTCACTATTATTGATTCGGTCATTAACAACAATGATTGAATTAATCATTTAAATTCTCCAAAAGAATTAGTTAATTCAATTTTAAAAATTCCTTCATTGATTAATAATGTTAAACAGCATATCACCCCTCTTTTAAAAGAATTGTTACAAAACAACAAATTAAATGTTACAGTCTCAAAACTTTTAAATAAAGTTGCAAGTAGTTATGGGATTAACTTTAACATTGATCAATTAAGTACTGTTGCTCAAAATGTCCTTACTTCAATCATTCCATACCTTGAATCAACTGGTACACTTGAAAAACTTATTAACAATATTTTTGCTTTAATTGAACAAGAAAAAGATGTTGATAAAATTTTAAGCAATCTCACTCACACAATTACTTCTTCATTTGATTTTTCAAGCTTTGGATTAATTCAACATTTATTGTCGAGTAATTTATTTAAAAAAGAAACAGATAGTTTAAAACTACTCTCAATGAGTTTTGTTGATCAAATTAGCACAAAAGACACATACACTAATTTAGTTGATCAAATCGATATTAGTTCAACAGTTTCAAGTTTGAGTTTAAGCTCAGACCAAATCACCAATCTTAACCATTTTGTTCGAGAAATTCTTAAAGATAATGAATTTATTCAATTAATCAAAGCCCTTATTCCTTCGTTTATTGATCATGCAGGTGAATATGCAAGTGCAAATGATCATGTTGAATTAGCACTTCAAGCACTTAAAAATGTAGATTTTCTTCAAGCTGCCAAAGCTCATATAAGTGCTTTATTAAGAAAAACATTCCAAAATACTAATGTTCAAAGCGTACTAGCAAGCATTCTTCATTCAAAAATTCAAAATTCACCATACAATTGAGTTTTAAATCAAGTTCAAAGTCCACAAGAATTATTTAGTGCACTATTAGCATTGTTTAATGATTTTGAAACAGAATTTGGAATTATCGATAAAAGTTTCCAAGCTTTAAATGAATTTGCACAAGATTCGCATGCAAATTCAATACAAGACCTTGTTAATAAATTAATTAATCAGTTTAGTGTTTTATTAAATTCAAACAATTTAGAAACCAACATTATTAAACTTGTTCATCTAATCGCTGATCGTTTACTTCCTACAAACAAAGATAAATTCAATAAAATTGCTGAAAATATCTTTATTAAAATAAAAGATGATGCACAATTTGTTAATAGTTTAATTTCACTTATTCCTAGCGATCTCAAAACCCAAATTCAAGTATATATTTCTGATGAGAATTTAAAATATACTATTCAAAAATTATTTAGTTCAGATAAATTCAAAGAGTTTGTTTTAACAGGAATTTCAAGCACACTCCAAGATAAAAACGCAATTAAACAAGCAAACTCATTTAACGAATTATTAAAATTATTACTTAGCAAATTAGATATTACTAACAAAGCTAAAGAAGCATTTAAAGAACTTGTAACCAAATATAAAGCAGATACTAAGCTCAAAGAAATTGCTAAATTTGCACTTACTAAAGCACTTTCAAGTGCTGTGGGAATTGATAACTTAAATTCAAGTGAACTTGAACAATTTTCTGATGATGTTAGTCAAAATCTTGTTGACTTATTAAATAATCTTGGAATTTATAACACATTAGTAGATGGATTATTTAGCAGACTTTCAACAGTGATTAGTGCTAAAAACCCAGATTTTAATGGCCAATTATTTGTTCATTTAACAACTATTATTACTAACAAATTTAGCGAAAATCCTCAACACTTCCTTAACCAAGTTATTAGTTCGAAAATTTTTACTAATAATAAACAAGCAATTAAAGCTATTTTGATGTTTGTGGCTAAAAAACTGATTCAACAAGGAACTATTACAGCATTTATTAATGAAGAAATTGAGTCACTTCAAGGAAATCTTGACAATTATCTTGACAAAGATGCACTCAAAGCTCTTGTTACAGAACTAGTAAAAGTTGAAAATCTTGAACAACTTGTTTCATTTATGATCAATTACTTAATTGATCATACAGAATGAACTAATTCATTAGATACTATCCAAGAACTTGTATTCAAGATACTTAAAGATTCACAAGTTCTTAATTCACAAAAATCACAAATAGAAAGCCTTATTACTAAAACTTTAGATTCAAGCAATCTAGATAAAATTATTTTAAAAGTTGCTAATAAACTACTAACTAGTCAAGGTTATAGTCAAACTATTAATTTAGATCTTGCTTCTGGAATTAGAAACTTTATTCAAGAATTTAATAACAAAGATGCTCAAAGCACATTTGTTAACAAATTACTTAACAATTTAGAGCAAAAAGTCCAATCATCAAATTCAATTGATCAAGTTATTGACGAATTTATTCCAACTCTACCACAAACTCTTAAATTACAAAACTTTAACATTGTTAAAGCATTGATTAATTCAAGTTTATTACAAGGAAATAACAAACAAAGCGTTAAAGAAATTTTAAAATTCTTCTTTAACAAACACTACACCACAGCTAATATTGAGAAAATTGTTGCTCTAATTCCACTTGATTTAATTGCTCAAAAAATTGGTGATACTAAAGAACACCTTAAAACAACCTTCACAAACATTTTAAGCAATGATAATGTTAAACAAATGGTAAACAAAATCATTGACTTTGTTGTGGATCGTGTTGACATTTTTGCTAATGCAAGCTCATATAATGAACTCATTAAAATTGCATTTGCTCAAAAAGAATTTACTAGTTCTATTAAACAGCACTTTGTTGATTTATTAAATATTGCAGTTAAAGATCAAGAATTTAGAAAAGTTCTTTCTAAACTTCTTACCAATGCTTTAAATGATCAACAAGCTAATAAAATATTAAATGGAATTGATGATAAAAGCAGAATAGTAAATAATCTTTTATCAGTGTTTGATATTTTTGATCAACAACTAGGAATTAGTTCAATTGCTTTTGAATCAGTAATAGATTTCCTTAAAGTTAATGGATTAGATTTTGGAAATATTATCAGTATTGCTTCATCAATAGTTAATGGAGTAAAAAACGTATTTGCACAAGATACAGAAAACAAAGTCACAGGATTAATTCGTACCTTATCAAGTTCAAAACTATTAAATGAAAATAAAAACGATTTATTAACCATTTTTGATAATGTCTTCAAAACACTTGACTCACAAGAGTTTGCCAATATGATTGAAGGTTCTCTTGGAGAACAACTCAAAGCTCAATTAATTAAATTTATTCCATTAAATTCATTTAAAGAATTAATTAAGTTTATCCATTCTAATAGTCACTTTAAATCAGTTTTAACCACTGTGATTAGAAAATCAATTGAGAAATTTAATGAATATTCAAATGTTAAATCGTATGCTGATATTATTGACAAGACCTTTGAAATTATTGATGTTGCTGAATTGGAAAGCGGATTAAGAAGTTTAGTTAAAGATATATTATCAACTAAAGAAATTAAAGATATTGTTCTACAGTTTTTAAAAACAACTTTAAAAACATATGATGTAAGAATTGATGAGCAAGATGTTAATGAGTTCTTAACTCAATTTGCTTATCATTTTGATGTGATAATTGATTCGCTTAATATAACAAACCCAATCTTAAATAGAGTTTTTGAAATTCTCAAATCAAAACGATTTAAAGAAAAACCATCAGATGAAGTTGCTAGAATTATTCCATCAATTCGTCAAAGCTTTTTCTTCAGTCCAAGAGGAATTTGAGATAAACTCTCTGGATGAAGTTCGTGAGGTTCGGGAATTCTTGGCGGTTTAAAAACAGGTCTTGACAAAACAATATCACAATTAACCGGCGGATTAATTAAACACGGTGTCATTTCTAATTGAATCAAACCAAAAATCAATGCTTTAGATATTAATAAACCAATTTTTAGATACATTTCAAAAGAGGATTTAAATGCATTAATTGATTCAGCACTTAAATATCCATCAGTTACTGAAATTGTTAATGCAGTAGTTCCTCAAATCACTAGTGGTGCTATCTCATTATCAACCAGCAATGATATATTGGGAATTGTTTTTAGCATAATTAAAAACCAAAGTATTTTCAGCAAATTCAAAGAACAAGGAAAAACAATTCTTGAATCATTACTTAAAGAACCAATCGTTCAAAAAGTAGTTGCAGGTGCTTTAAACAGCTTTTTAGACCAACATAATATTTCAATTAGCAATTTTGACAAACAAGCATTTACCAAAGCTACTTTAGAAAATGCAGTCTCAATTCTTAAATCAGCTAACCTATACGATAAAATTTACGATAAATTATTTGATGTTTTAAATAATTCAAATAACTTTGAAGATTTTATTTCACAAGCTATCCCTGAAATAGTAAATATCATCGCTGGCTCACATTTTGAGCTAACCAAAGCAATTTTAAGCTCACAATACTTACAAAGTCAAAAAGAACAATATAGAAATTTAATTAATTCTCTAATTTACTGAGCATCAACGCATTCAAATGAACTTGAAGCTTTATTAGATAAACTTAATTTAAATGGTTTTTTAGCTCATTATAATTTAACCAACAATGAGCTTGCCCAAGCTATTTCAGAATTTTTAGGCATTACTCCAATTCAAAACGCTTTAAATGTGATTAGTAATAAAGTGTTAGATAATGCTTCAAACATTGCTAATGGAAGCTCGTATAATGAATGGGTTAAAACTATTTTTGCTGAAAATAATTCAACGAATCTAGTTAAACAGAATATTAAAAACGGACTTCCTATACTATTAGGAAACGAAACAATCAAAAATACTTTAGCAAAAGTTGTTGTTCAAGTAATTAAAGATCACAATTTAACTTGATTGTTTGATAATGTTGCTCAGCCAAACCAACTTATTACTTCGTTACTTGATAGTGTGTTAGTGCTTAATGAAGAAAGTGATCTCTTCTCAAATGTGATCGATAAAGGAATTGAGATTTTACAAACTCAAGGATTCCGAGGGGATTTTTCACCAGTATTAGATCTTCTAGTAGAAAAATTCAAAACATTAATTACTGGCGGGAATGCTCAAGCAAATCTTTTAAAATTATTAAAAGGATTTGCTCGCTCAGATGCGTTTACTCAGAGTAGCGAAGACCTTAAAGAACTATTGAATAATATATTTACTTACTTTATTCAAAAAACTGATTTTGGAACATTAGTTTTAGGTTTAATCCCACAAGATTCCCGTGATTGAATTAATAAAAACTTATTTGATCCACAAATGTTAGTTCAAATTATTAACCATGGAGCAAAATCAAGCACACTTCAAGGAATTATTAAAGATATCATTTTCTTTATTGTTGATCACCCTGAACATGTGACTAGTGCAACCTATTTAAATGATATTTTTAAACAATACTTTAGCACTTCAACTAATGTAACTTATGTACAACAAAGATTTACACAAGTAGTTACTGAAACCTTTGCACTTCCACAATCAGTAAATGCCATTAAATCAGCGCTAACTAAGTTCTTTACATTTATCGAAATTAACACTAATCCAGAAATTAACAAAATTATTGATTTAGTAGCCAATGGATTTATTCCACTTTTACAAAGAATTGGTTTATTCGATCGTTTTGTTGATGGAGCAGTTAACTTTATTAGAACTCAAAATGAATTTAGTTTAGCTTCATTAAAAGCATTTGTACAAAGTCTTATTAATTCAATTCAACCGACTGAATATGGACTATTCAAAAAACTAATTGGTGATGAATTAATTACTAATAATAAAAATCTTATTAAAAGTGCATTTCATAAAATCGTTGATTCGTTTGTCAATCGTCCTGGAAAATTAGAAGCAATTATGCAAACACTTGGAGTTGGTGGAGCGGTTGTTTCATATGATTCACAAACTATAAACAATATGTTTATTAACATTATTAGAAATAGCAATATTGTTAATGTGCTTAAAACAATTCTTGATAACTTGGTTACAAACAATTTAGAATATAAAAAATTAAACAGTTGACCAGAAGCATTTAACTATTTTATTAGACATACTAATGATCAATCAATTAAAAACAACTTAACTAATTGATTCCAAAGTGTTGCACGAAATAATAATTCTTATTTAGCTCAAGGTGTAGGAGCAATATTACACAGTAAACTTAAAGCATATGGATACAACTTAAATAATAATGATGATTTAAATATGATGAAGCAGGTTGCAAACGGAATGCTCAAAACTCTTGCAAATGATAGATCAATGACTAATACCATTATCAATAAACTTCTTTCTAACATTAAATCAATTGATTTTACCAAAGTATATGATCCGACATTTACAATTGCAAAAGTATTTATGATTTCTGCGTTCTCGCCGCTATTAGATAGTACTAACGAAAAAATTCTGACATCAAAAATATTGGATTTAGGTGGATTTTTAAGTAAAATCACAGAAAACATCGGAGCAGAAACTTATGTTAAATTTATTAATCGATTATTTGATAGTTCATCGCTTGATCAAGTAACCGGAGTTTATAAATTCTTAAACGGATTGCTCAATTTAAATCTTGTCCCAAGTTATCGAAGTGTTAAAATCAATTCAAGAACAAAAGTTCCACATATTATCGATTACTATTGAAACAAACCATTTGAACCAAGCGTTAAATTTAATTCATACAATATTTTCACGCTTAAATCAAGAGTAAGTGAATTTATTAAACCATTCTTTAAACAAATTTTTGTTAAAATTTTCACTGATTACACTACAAATAAATGAAATATCAACAGCCCTAAAGTTAATGATGGATATAAAGCACTTTATCGTATACACGTTTTCCTTCTTTGATTATTACATGATAATAATGTTCCGCTATTTTGAAATGGAACTTGAGATAATGTTGAAGCTTATGTTTCACTTGGACAACAAAAAGGTTGAAATGATGTCTTCAATTCATTCAAATCACGTATTTCTAATAATGGAAAAGTTCTCGAATCACTTGGAAGCAATCACACTAGTTGAGGAAGAAGATGATTTAATAGATATTACACCATGGGAAGTGATTGAAGCAGAATTAATAATAGCAATTACGCTAATAATCAAATCTTGGCTTATATCTATTACAGAACCAAAAACCCTCAAGACAGACATAATAAGAGCAAAACAAAAACCAGAGTGCTTCTTGAATCGCTTCAAAACGGATACATTGGAAATCCAACCAGAATTGATAAAAGCAAATAA